One window of the Streptomyces sp. NBC_00259 genome contains the following:
- a CDS encoding aromatic ring-hydroxylating oxygenase subunit alpha, with translation MTRASSMFDLISDQDDERPYFETGGIGRSHEFYTGEEQHRREMARIYGRRWLPVDHVSRLKDKGAYTTLNIGTGSVLIIHGDNGIQAYHNYCRHRGYKLVEEAAGKRQSLVCLYHCWVYDRNGKLKSLNGTYFDHFFEKEKNGLLPVRTEVRFGVVFIALSDDAPDLDASLGEFGEFARVYELADLECVEAKDYPVASNWKLVAHNVNESLHFPTAHKDLHRITDFDDAGTYVLKGDIVGAWQSIRNGYNSVSMTGRSARTPMELVPEADRMKINWITILPNLLFGFTADYVMMQWVWPESPGTCFVRHFWLFHPSETAKSDFSHEAVFALWDKANYEDWEMCERTHRGLSNPLWAPGQLSLDEEVVSQIDSWVAAETAERSDTAANAEDRAVTSAKAEDAEQAADISAKAEDTAAKAEDFAGTSETGKATG, from the coding sequence ATGACGCGTGCGTCCAGCATGTTCGATCTCATCAGTGACCAGGACGATGAAAGGCCCTACTTCGAGACGGGCGGCATCGGCAGGTCGCACGAGTTCTACACCGGCGAGGAGCAGCACCGCCGGGAGATGGCCCGTATCTACGGCCGACGCTGGCTCCCGGTGGACCACGTCTCCCGGCTGAAGGACAAGGGCGCCTACACCACGCTGAACATCGGCACCGGATCCGTTCTGATCATCCACGGGGACAACGGGATCCAGGCGTACCACAACTACTGCCGGCACCGGGGCTACAAGCTCGTGGAGGAGGCCGCCGGCAAGCGGCAGAGCCTGGTCTGCCTCTACCACTGCTGGGTGTACGACCGGAACGGCAAGCTCAAGAGCCTCAACGGCACCTACTTCGACCACTTCTTCGAGAAGGAGAAGAACGGTCTGCTGCCGGTGAGGACCGAGGTCCGGTTCGGGGTCGTGTTCATCGCGCTGTCCGACGACGCCCCGGATCTCGACGCCTCACTGGGCGAGTTCGGCGAGTTCGCGCGCGTCTACGAGCTCGCCGACCTGGAGTGCGTCGAGGCGAAGGACTACCCGGTCGCCTCGAACTGGAAGCTCGTCGCGCACAACGTCAACGAGAGTCTGCACTTCCCCACGGCCCACAAGGACCTGCACCGCATCACCGACTTCGACGACGCGGGCACCTATGTCCTCAAGGGCGACATCGTCGGGGCGTGGCAGTCGATCCGCAACGGCTACAACTCCGTCTCCATGACGGGGCGCAGCGCCCGGACGCCGATGGAGCTGGTCCCCGAAGCGGACCGGATGAAGATCAACTGGATCACGATCCTGCCCAATCTGCTGTTCGGGTTCACGGCCGACTACGTGATGATGCAGTGGGTCTGGCCGGAGAGCCCCGGCACGTGCTTCGTCCGGCACTTCTGGCTCTTCCACCCCTCCGAGACCGCCAAGAGCGACTTCTCCCACGAGGCCGTGTTCGCGCTGTGGGACAAGGCGAACTACGAGGACTGGGAGATGTGCGAGCGGACGCACCGCGGCCTGTCGAACCCGCTCTGGGCGCCCGGGCAGCTCTCGCTCGACGAGGAGGTCGTCTCGCAGATCGACTCCTGGGTCGCCGCCGAGACGGCGGAGCGCTCGGACACCGCCGCGAACGCCGAGGACCGCGCGGTCACTTCCGCGAAGGCCGAGGACGCCGAGCAAGCCGCGGACATCTCCGCGAAGGCCGAGGACACCGCCGCGAAAGCCGAGGACTTCGCGGGCACCTCCGAGACCGGGAAGGCCACGGGGTGA
- a CDS encoding polyketide synthase has product MAANCYIIGGTRVLTQCAAQLLDAGVRIEGIFSDDPAVEAWADAHAIPVLDPYGDLSATLSAQPFDYLFSMVNFRILPAAILDLPTTAAINFHDGPLPRYSGSHVPAWALYEGASRHAATWHRMTEAVDAGGVLLERWFPVRDHSTALSLTYETAEVGIELFADLVPHVVARTLPEPVDTSDRERRFYRRSARMASGGLIHAGTSAVEAVRLSKALDYGSFPNPLGVPTLVTEQGAVFTRQVRLIPREDPRTETTVLSVTTSAITLAAPDADLVLSDCTAVDGSALSGQAAAQRLGIAPGSPLPAVSAERLADIAAAQKVLRVHEPWWRARLEGLRPAPLPADDFSAAAAHYGRYELALTPGSREEAVAVVRAFLTVVAERTGEQTFDFAWSPSAARVLAEQTHGIAAARFPVRFDGDTSRSLQVKLDEAVARQGYASDLELRLGLAGRPLGSDEPSFTRVMVLDRGAGEEASAEPHTEIALLCLQDGPPTVFVRETAMGEDEALEFTEQVEDLVLSALLHGEEPHAHAQPGPHSQPEPDSEPHLATQSEAQSPEPLTARPDDSATPSAAGTVLDLFAATVADRPGATAVRSGARALDYAGLDAWADAVAARLHDQGIESGAVVGVLMERDLPLLPAMLGILRAGAAFLPMDPGYPVERLQRYVEVSQCDLIVTDTRTHALGASLGPAWSVPEPDGSAQAVPPQVTDSDLAYLLFTSGSTGNPKGVEVEHGALANFLTGIGERLGVSPDDTVLAHTTVAFDISLLELFLGLTVGATVVLASRETAGDPTRLAELTRDVTVAQATPSLWRLLLGTGWTPHPELTVLSGGEALPPATAERLHGPARALWNLYGPTEATIWASCHEVTSVGSFLPLGEPLPNMELHVLDGELQQCAAGTTGELYLSGTGLARGYAGRPDLTKDVFIVHPVTGVRLYRTGDEVRLHADGAIEWLGRGDAQVKVRGNRIEPAEIERVLEKFDGVTAAVVVAARFEGRGEPRLTAYLVGDGTPTKSRLDAFVAGSLPGYMVPDAYVDLDALPLTDNGKVARAKLPLPTRDTIIPSAPEPAATPAESVELSEPAPTGVTVEALAESIAGVFAATLDHPGFDVHANFFDLGGDSVNVTFAAVQLGRELGATVTAPSIFASGTPVKLARLLGAEGVVRLLDPETEDAITVRAPADPEPVVTVSAESNPAVSNTAVSTSAVSTSARSAPTESASAESACPADDGALAVIGMACRFPGAATPDEFWQNLVGGVSSVGHAPDGKRGWAHLWSDAAADDVPMAWVDGVEYFDAARFGLTDREARRMDPLQRTLLSVTAEALESCGHDHTSLGAATGVFVGVIASDFPEIVARSIGSSDPHVATGTAASMVANRLSHVFDWSGPSFAVDTACSSSLVALHQAAMHLRAGDVDAAVVGAANLVLTPTKTRSFARNGMLSPQGMCRTFDDAADGYVRGEGTGAVILKRLADAERDGDPVLAVIRGTAVNHTGGSAGFLTAPSRPAQEAVLRKALAASGRSAADIGYVEAHGTGTQLGDLIELEALHAVLGEPAGRRPVAVGSVKTNIGHLEPAAGIAGLIKTILALQAGHIPPSLNFSTPNKSFDFDGSPLFVADRPLPWGSGPRVAGISSFGFGGANAHAVVEAGPGAAPDATEPGPRLLILSAGSDEALRTLAHRLVLMLRSAYCPSLDELTEASRRRPAAAHRLACVADSVEQLEDKLQLFLAGVADIRSLHVGVASATGATEPVGAGASREALAEAARAFVAGAALPAGRRRRSGVRFPTAPHAEKYLWLEPAEQPNAEQPNAEQPNAPVRDGASGRTKSTWTEHPEAAEHLVLGKPTLPGAGYPGKVAELIGQDRFGLRDLTFRAAVEAPTTLTAERDNATVAFRDGTGALVCNAEVTGPEQVTLVPPATADGLTPVALDAMYDAFARVGLSYGAGFRTVSTLSVAPGQAMGVLRGDARTAGAVDPRLLDGAFQIALAACGAQGLYVPFTVERLTVLGRLPDTARVYARRDRDTGPDSGLLTASLVVLDGDEPVLEARGITWKRLSQAPSSQAPGDDTRNGHRAVPASSPTPAHVSNGHRPVPAPGRPAAGGLDTALAQWVAAALELDVDELETDRPLQEQGLDSMLAVSLAQDIRAKLDVEIPVTLVLEVGTVDRLAAELRDEYGVTAAPADEGSPDAGGAPGTAVPEEYPEPAAAPEPVRAVGAARVPAQVQAVEPPVTPARGDAELHDIAVIGFDGVFPNARNTDELWRVLLEGVDCLSEVPASRWDIDSYYGTEGKPGTVYLRRAGFVEGLTDFDAGFFRLSPAEAEWIDPQQRHLVQSAWRALEDAGLAGDTQRSTGVFVGASYQHYRDMVVGDVVQTAAGLGNHNAILANRVSFFLDLHGPSMTIDTLCSSSLVALHTAVRSIRDGECEQAIVAGVHLAMSPQYFQLGARLRSFSPTHALRPFDAGADGFVPGEGVVTVVVKPLGAALRDGDRVRGVIRGSAVNHGGRTSGLTVPSSAAQQEVVSAALGDAGVSVESIGLVEAHGTGTSLGDPIEVEGLTRAWRGVTGRSQFCAIGSLKGNVGHLEPAAGLAGLVKVLLALEHGVVPPSLHVVRPNDHIRFEETPFYLADRVVAWPRGEEPRRAAVSAFGMGGVNAHVIVEEPPVLPVRETLAQDSHVVRVSAADETALRALAGAYADALGGGSEDELGDFAFTANTGRASHRYGVAVQGADARELAAGLNDVVTGRRAVSRKGGKAQPSAFMFTGQGSQYLGMGRGLYAVEPVFRAALDECAGLLAGHVDVPLLELLFGDVPGRLDRTRYAQPAIVSVQVGLVRWLESVGVRPDAVVGHSLGELTAAWVAGVVDLADLLRLTAVRGRLMESQPGEGAMAVVHADAEAVLAALTGHPGVEIAAFNAPRVVTITGLADAVSRFCRESGLRSQPLVVSHAFHSAAMEGAIAPFVDVVAGTKLSAPVIPFASTVTGGWHTALTATDPGYWGRAIREPVRFSQAVAALGEVGPAVVWEIGSQPQLTSLARASWGETEPVWISTLRRDRTDQVQLHNAVADHYNHTRTDLDWAGLHQGKGRRTTTIPTYPFNRQDLAAPPARRSRNEPSALSHPLFDRHYEHRSEGQ; this is encoded by the coding sequence ATGGCAGCCAATTGCTACATCATCGGCGGCACCCGGGTCCTCACCCAGTGCGCCGCGCAGCTGCTCGACGCGGGCGTGCGGATCGAGGGAATCTTCAGCGACGACCCAGCCGTGGAGGCCTGGGCGGACGCGCACGCGATCCCCGTGCTCGACCCGTACGGCGATCTGTCGGCGACGCTCTCGGCGCAGCCGTTCGACTACCTGTTCAGCATGGTCAACTTCCGCATCCTGCCCGCCGCGATCCTGGACCTGCCGACCACGGCCGCGATCAACTTCCACGACGGGCCGCTGCCCCGCTACTCCGGCAGCCACGTCCCCGCCTGGGCGCTGTACGAGGGCGCGTCCCGGCATGCGGCGACCTGGCATCGGATGACGGAGGCCGTGGACGCCGGCGGCGTGCTGCTGGAGCGCTGGTTCCCGGTCCGCGACCACTCCACCGCCCTGTCGCTGACGTACGAGACGGCCGAGGTGGGCATAGAGCTCTTCGCCGATCTCGTACCGCACGTGGTGGCCCGGACCCTGCCCGAGCCGGTCGACACGAGCGACCGCGAGCGGCGGTTCTACCGACGGTCCGCCCGGATGGCGTCCGGCGGCCTCATCCACGCCGGCACCTCCGCCGTCGAGGCCGTTCGGCTCTCCAAGGCCCTGGACTACGGCTCCTTCCCGAACCCGCTCGGGGTACCGACCCTCGTCACCGAGCAGGGCGCGGTCTTCACCCGGCAGGTCAGGCTGATCCCGCGCGAGGACCCCCGTACCGAGACCACCGTGCTGTCGGTGACGACGTCGGCCATCACCCTGGCCGCCCCGGACGCCGACCTCGTGCTGAGCGACTGCACCGCCGTCGACGGGAGCGCGCTGAGCGGCCAGGCCGCCGCGCAGCGGCTCGGCATCGCCCCGGGCTCGCCGCTGCCCGCCGTCTCGGCCGAGCGGCTGGCGGACATCGCCGCCGCCCAGAAGGTGCTGCGGGTGCACGAACCGTGGTGGCGCGCACGGCTGGAAGGGCTGCGCCCCGCCCCGCTGCCCGCCGACGACTTCTCCGCCGCCGCGGCCCACTACGGCCGCTACGAACTGGCCCTCACCCCCGGCTCGCGGGAGGAGGCCGTCGCGGTCGTCCGCGCCTTCCTCACCGTCGTGGCCGAGCGCACCGGCGAGCAGACCTTCGACTTCGCCTGGTCGCCGTCGGCCGCGCGGGTCCTCGCCGAGCAGACCCACGGCATCGCCGCCGCGCGATTCCCCGTACGGTTCGACGGCGACACCTCCCGGTCCCTGCAGGTCAAGCTGGACGAGGCGGTCGCCCGCCAGGGCTACGCCAGCGACCTCGAACTCCGGCTCGGCCTGGCCGGTCGCCCGCTCGGCTCCGACGAGCCGAGCTTCACCCGTGTCATGGTGCTGGACCGCGGTGCGGGGGAAGAGGCGTCCGCCGAACCGCACACCGAGATCGCCCTGCTGTGCCTGCAGGACGGCCCGCCCACCGTCTTCGTACGCGAGACCGCGATGGGGGAGGACGAGGCGCTGGAGTTCACCGAGCAGGTCGAGGACCTGGTCCTGTCGGCCCTGCTCCACGGCGAGGAACCCCACGCCCACGCCCAGCCCGGACCTCACTCCCAGCCCGAGCCCGACTCCGAGCCCCACCTCGCGACACAGTCCGAGGCGCAGTCCCCGGAGCCGCTCACGGCGCGGCCGGACGACTCGGCCACCCCGTCGGCCGCCGGGACGGTACTGGACCTGTTCGCGGCCACGGTGGCCGACCGGCCGGGAGCCACCGCTGTCCGCAGCGGCGCCCGGGCGCTGGACTACGCCGGCCTGGACGCCTGGGCGGACGCCGTCGCCGCGCGTCTCCACGACCAGGGCATCGAGTCCGGTGCGGTGGTCGGCGTACTGATGGAGCGGGACCTCCCGCTGCTCCCGGCCATGCTCGGAATCCTGCGGGCCGGGGCGGCCTTCCTGCCCATGGACCCGGGATACCCCGTGGAGCGGCTGCAGCGGTACGTGGAGGTCTCGCAATGCGACCTGATCGTCACCGACACCCGTACGCACGCGCTCGGCGCGTCGCTGGGCCCCGCGTGGAGCGTGCCCGAGCCGGACGGCTCGGCGCAGGCGGTGCCGCCCCAGGTCACCGACTCCGACCTGGCCTACCTCCTCTTCACCAGCGGATCGACCGGCAACCCGAAGGGCGTGGAGGTCGAGCACGGGGCGCTGGCCAACTTCCTCACCGGGATCGGTGAACGCCTCGGCGTCTCGCCCGACGACACCGTGCTCGCCCACACCACCGTGGCCTTCGACATCTCCCTGCTGGAGCTGTTCCTCGGGCTGACGGTCGGCGCGACGGTCGTCCTGGCCTCCCGCGAGACCGCGGGCGACCCGACCCGACTGGCCGAACTCACCCGCGATGTGACCGTGGCCCAGGCGACGCCGAGCCTGTGGCGCCTGCTGCTGGGCACCGGCTGGACTCCGCACCCGGAGCTCACCGTGCTCTCCGGCGGCGAGGCCCTGCCGCCGGCCACCGCCGAGCGTCTGCACGGACCGGCCCGTGCCCTGTGGAACCTGTACGGCCCGACCGAGGCGACGATCTGGGCCTCGTGCCACGAGGTCACCTCCGTGGGCTCCTTCCTGCCGCTGGGCGAACCCCTGCCCAACATGGAACTCCACGTGTTGGACGGGGAGTTGCAGCAGTGTGCGGCCGGAACGACGGGCGAGCTGTACCTCTCCGGCACCGGACTCGCCCGCGGCTACGCCGGCCGGCCCGATCTGACGAAGGACGTCTTCATCGTCCACCCGGTGACCGGTGTGCGGCTCTACCGGACCGGCGACGAGGTACGTCTGCACGCCGACGGCGCGATCGAGTGGCTCGGGCGCGGCGACGCCCAGGTGAAGGTGCGCGGCAATCGCATCGAGCCCGCGGAGATCGAGCGGGTGCTGGAGAAGTTCGACGGCGTCACCGCCGCCGTGGTCGTCGCGGCGCGCTTCGAGGGACGCGGCGAACCGAGGCTGACCGCCTATCTGGTGGGCGACGGTACGCCGACCAAGTCCCGGCTCGACGCGTTCGTCGCCGGCTCCCTGCCCGGCTACATGGTGCCCGACGCCTACGTCGACCTCGACGCCCTGCCGTTGACCGACAACGGCAAGGTGGCGCGCGCCAAGCTGCCGCTGCCGACGAGGGACACCATCATCCCCTCGGCCCCCGAGCCCGCCGCGACGCCGGCGGAATCCGTGGAGCTCTCGGAGCCGGCGCCGACCGGTGTGACGGTGGAGGCGCTGGCCGAGTCGATCGCGGGCGTGTTCGCGGCCACGCTGGACCACCCCGGCTTCGACGTGCACGCCAACTTCTTCGACCTGGGCGGCGATTCGGTCAACGTCACGTTCGCCGCGGTACAGCTCGGCCGTGAGCTGGGTGCGACCGTCACCGCCCCGTCGATCTTCGCCTCGGGCACCCCGGTGAAGCTGGCCCGGCTGCTGGGCGCGGAGGGCGTGGTACGGCTGCTCGACCCGGAGACCGAGGACGCCATCACCGTACGGGCGCCGGCCGATCCCGAGCCCGTGGTGACCGTCTCCGCCGAATCGAACCCGGCCGTATCGAACACCGCGGTATCGACCTCCGCCGTATCGACCTCTGCGCGGTCCGCGCCGACGGAGTCCGCGTCCGCGGAGTCCGCCTGCCCGGCGGACGACGGCGCCCTGGCCGTCATCGGCATGGCGTGCCGGTTCCCCGGCGCCGCCACACCGGACGAGTTCTGGCAGAACCTCGTGGGCGGGGTGTCCAGTGTCGGGCACGCCCCGGACGGCAAGCGCGGCTGGGCCCACCTGTGGTCCGACGCCGCCGCCGACGATGTGCCGATGGCCTGGGTGGACGGTGTCGAGTACTTCGACGCCGCCCGATTCGGACTGACCGACCGCGAGGCCCGCCGCATGGATCCCCTGCAGCGGACCCTGCTCAGCGTGACGGCCGAGGCTCTGGAGAGCTGCGGCCACGACCACACGTCCCTGGGCGCCGCCACCGGCGTCTTCGTCGGCGTCATCGCGAGCGACTTCCCGGAGATCGTGGCGCGGAGCATCGGCTCCAGCGACCCGCACGTGGCGACCGGCACGGCCGCCTCCATGGTCGCCAACCGGCTGTCGCACGTCTTCGACTGGTCGGGGCCGAGCTTCGCCGTCGACACGGCCTGCTCGTCCTCCCTCGTCGCCCTGCACCAAGCGGCCATGCATCTGCGGGCGGGCGACGTGGACGCCGCCGTGGTCGGGGCCGCGAACCTGGTTCTCACCCCGACCAAGACACGCTCCTTCGCCCGTAACGGGATGCTGTCCCCGCAGGGCATGTGCCGCACCTTCGACGATGCCGCCGACGGCTACGTACGAGGAGAGGGCACCGGCGCCGTCATCCTCAAGCGGCTCGCCGACGCCGAACGCGACGGCGACCCCGTCCTCGCCGTGATCCGAGGCACCGCCGTCAACCACACAGGCGGCAGCGCCGGCTTCCTCACGGCACCCAGCAGGCCGGCCCAGGAAGCGGTGCTGCGCAAGGCGCTGGCCGCCTCCGGGCGTTCAGCGGCCGACATCGGCTACGTGGAGGCGCACGGCACCGGAACGCAGCTGGGCGATCTCATCGAACTCGAAGCCCTGCACGCGGTCCTGGGCGAGCCGGCCGGCCGGCGGCCGGTCGCGGTGGGCTCGGTGAAGACCAACATCGGCCATCTGGAGCCCGCCGCGGGCATCGCCGGACTGATCAAGACGATCCTGGCGCTCCAGGCGGGACACATCCCGCCGTCGTTGAACTTCAGCACCCCGAACAAGTCCTTCGACTTCGACGGTTCGCCCCTGTTCGTGGCCGACCGGCCGCTGCCGTGGGGCAGCGGCCCGCGTGTCGCGGGAATCAGCAGCTTCGGCTTCGGTGGCGCGAACGCCCACGCGGTGGTCGAGGCGGGACCCGGCGCCGCACCGGACGCTACGGAGCCCGGCCCGCGGCTGCTGATCCTCTCCGCGGGATCGGACGAGGCGTTGCGCACCCTGGCCCACCGGCTCGTGCTGATGCTGCGCTCCGCCTACTGCCCGTCCCTGGACGAGCTGACTGAGGCGAGCCGACGACGGCCCGCCGCGGCACACCGGCTGGCCTGCGTGGCGGACAGCGTCGAGCAGCTGGAGGACAAGCTGCAGCTGTTCCTGGCCGGGGTCGCGGACATCCGCTCCCTCCATGTGGGGGTGGCATCCGCGACCGGTGCGACGGAGCCGGTCGGCGCCGGAGCGAGCCGGGAGGCTCTCGCCGAGGCCGCCCGCGCGTTCGTCGCCGGCGCGGCCCTGCCCGCCGGGCGGCGGCGCCGGTCGGGCGTACGGTTCCCGACCGCTCCGCACGCGGAGAAGTACCTCTGGCTGGAACCCGCCGAGCAGCCGAACGCCGAGCAGCCGAACGCGGAGCAGCCGAACGCGCCCGTACGCGACGGTGCGTCGGGCCGTACGAAGAGCACGTGGACGGAACACCCGGAGGCCGCGGAACACCTGGTCCTCGGCAAGCCGACACTGCCCGGCGCCGGGTACCCCGGCAAGGTCGCCGAGCTCATCGGCCAGGACCGGTTCGGTCTGCGGGACCTCACCTTCCGCGCGGCCGTCGAGGCTCCCACGACCCTCACGGCCGAGCGCGACAACGCTACGGTCGCCTTCCGCGACGGCACCGGCGCCCTCGTCTGCAACGCCGAGGTGACCGGGCCCGAGCAGGTGACACTCGTCCCTCCGGCCACCGCCGACGGCCTCACCCCCGTCGCCCTCGACGCGATGTACGACGCGTTCGCACGCGTCGGACTCAGCTACGGCGCCGGCTTCCGGACCGTGTCCACGCTGTCCGTGGCGCCCGGGCAGGCGATGGGTGTGCTGCGCGGCGACGCGCGGACCGCCGGCGCGGTGGACCCCCGGCTCCTCGACGGCGCCTTCCAGATCGCGCTCGCCGCGTGCGGCGCGCAGGGACTGTATGTGCCGTTCACCGTCGAGCGGCTCACCGTCCTCGGCCGGCTTCCCGACACCGCCCGGGTGTACGCCCGGCGGGACCGGGACACCGGGCCGGACTCCGGTCTCCTGACCGCGAGCCTGGTGGTCCTCGACGGCGACGAACCCGTACTGGAAGCCCGCGGGATCACCTGGAAGCGGCTCTCCCAGGCGCCGTCGTCGCAGGCCCCGGGAGACGACACGCGAAACGGCCACCGTGCCGTGCCGGCGTCGTCACCGACCCCGGCGCACGTGTCCAACGGTCACCGTCCCGTGCCGGCCCCCGGCCGCCCGGCGGCCGGAGGTCTCGACACGGCCCTGGCCCAGTGGGTGGCAGCCGCCCTGGAGTTGGACGTCGACGAACTGGAGACGGACCGACCGCTGCAGGAGCAGGGGCTCGATTCGATGCTCGCGGTCTCGCTGGCCCAGGACATCCGGGCCAAGCTGGACGTGGAGATACCTGTGACGCTGGTCCTGGAGGTCGGCACGGTCGATCGCCTGGCCGCCGAGCTGAGGGACGAGTACGGGGTCACCGCGGCGCCCGCCGACGAGGGCTCCCCGGACGCGGGCGGTGCTCCGGGGACCGCCGTGCCCGAGGAGTATCCCGAGCCGGCCGCGGCCCCGGAGCCGGTTCGGGCCGTGGGCGCGGCCCGGGTCCCGGCCCAGGTGCAGGCGGTCGAGCCGCCTGTCACCCCGGCGCGCGGTGACGCGGAGCTGCACGACATCGCCGTCATCGGCTTCGACGGGGTGTTCCCGAACGCCCGGAACACCGACGAGCTGTGGCGCGTACTGCTGGAGGGCGTGGACTGCCTGAGCGAGGTGCCCGCCTCCCGCTGGGACATCGACTCGTACTACGGCACGGAGGGCAAGCCCGGCACCGTCTACCTCAGGCGCGCGGGCTTCGTCGAAGGGCTGACCGACTTCGACGCCGGATTCTTCCGGCTGTCGCCCGCCGAGGCGGAGTGGATCGACCCCCAGCAGCGTCATCTCGTCCAGTCCGCCTGGCGGGCCCTGGAGGACGCCGGCCTGGCGGGTGACACCCAGCGGTCCACCGGTGTGTTCGTGGGCGCCAGCTACCAGCACTACCGCGACATGGTCGTCGGGGACGTCGTACAGACGGCGGCGGGCCTGGGCAATCACAACGCGATCCTGGCGAATCGGGTGAGTTTCTTCCTGGATCTGCACGGGCCGAGCATGACGATCGACACGTTGTGTTCGTCGTCGTTGGTGGCGTTGCACACGGCGGTGCGGAGCATCCGCGACGGCGAGTGCGAGCAGGCCATCGTCGCCGGTGTGCACCTGGCCATGTCACCGCAGTACTTCCAACTCGGCGCACGACTCCGGTCGTTCTCTCCCACCCATGCCCTGCGGCCGTTTGATGCGGGTGCGGATGGGTTTGTGCCGGGGGAGGGTGTGGTGACGGTGGTGGTGAAGCCGTTGGGTGCTGCGTTGCGTGATGGTGATCGGGTGCGGGGTGTGATTCGGGGGAGTGCGGTCAACCATGGTGGTCGTACGAGTGGGTTGACGGTGCCGAGCAGTGCGGCGCAGCAGGAGGTTGTGTCTGCGGCGTTGGGTGATGCGGGGGTGTCGGTGGAGTCGATCGGGTTGGTGGAGGCTCATGGGACGGGGACGTCTTTGGGTGATCCGATCGAGGTGGAGGGTTTGACGCGTGCGTGGCGTGGGGTGACGGGTCGGTCGCAGTTTTGTGCGATTGGTTCGTTGAAGGGGAATGTGGGGCATTTGGAGCCGGCTGCGGGGTTGGCGGGGCTGGTGAAGGTGTTGTTGGCGTTGGAGCATGGGGTGGTTCCGCCGTCGTTGCATGTGGTGCGGCCGAATGATCACATCAGGTTCGAGGAGACGCCGTTCTATCTGGCGGATCGTGTGGTGGCGTGGCCGCGGGGTGAGGAGCCTCGGCGTGCTGCGGTGAGTGCGTTCGGCATGGGTGGGGTGAATGCTCATGTGATCGTGGAGGAGCCGCCTGTACTGCCGGTGCGGGAGACGTTGGCGCAGGACTCGCATGTGGTGCGGGTGAGCGCGGCGGACGAGACCGCGCTACGGGCCCTTGCCGGAGCGTATGCGGATGCTCTGGGCGGTGGGTCCGAGGACGAGCTGGGCGACTTCGCGTTCACGGCGAACACCGGTCGTGCCAGCCATCGTTACGGGGTGGCGGTGCAGGGTGCTGACGCTCGCGAACTCGCCGCCGGCCTGAACGATGTCGTGACGGGTCGCCGCGCGGTGTCCCGGAAGGGTGGCAAGGCCCAGCCTTCGGCCTTCATGTTCACGGGTCAGGGTTCGCAGTATCTGGGTATGGGCCGTGGTTTGTATGCGGTGGAGCCGGTGTTCCGGGCGGCGTTGGACGAGTGTGCCGGGTTGTTGGCGGGGCATGTGGATGTGCCGTTGCTGGAGTTGTTGTTCGGTGATGTGCCGGGTCGGCTGGACCGGACGCGGTATGCGCAGCCCGCGATCGTGAGTGTTCAGGTGGGTCTGGTGCGCTGGCTGGAGTCGGTGGGGGTTCGTCCGGATGCTGTGGTGGGTCACAGTCTGGGTGAGCTGACGGCGGCGTGGGTGGCCGGTGTGGTGGACCTGGCGGATCTGTTGCGTTTGACGGCGGTGCGTGGGCGGTTGATGGAGTCGCAGCCGGGTGAGGGTGCGATGGCGGTGGTTCACGCGGATGCCGAGGCTGTCCTTGCTGCCCTCACGGGTCATCCCGGTGTGGAGATCGCCGCGTTCAACGCACCCCGCGTGGTGACGATCACGGGTCTGGCGGACGCTGTATCCCGGTTCTGTCGGGAGTCGGGGTTGCGGTCGCAGCCTCTTGTGGTCAGTCATGCGTTTCATTCGGCGGCGATGGAGGGTGCGATCGCGCCGTTCGTCGATGTGGTGGCCGGTACGAAGTTGTCGGCTCCGGTGATTCCGTTCGCGTCGACCGTGACCGGTGGCTGGCATACCGCACTGACGGCCACGGACCCGGGTTACTGGGGCCGGGCCATCCGTGAGCCGGTGCGCTTCAGCCAGGCCGTGGCCGCGCTGGGTGAGGTCGGCCCGGCGGTGGTGTGGGAGATCGGTTCGCAGCCTCAACTGACGTCGCTCGCACGGGCGTCGTGGGGCGAGACGGAGCCGGTGTGGATCAGCACGCTGCGGCGGGACCGCACGGACCAGGTTCAGCTGCACAACGCGGTGGCCGACCACTACAACCACACCCGCACCGATCTGGACTGGGCCGGTCTGCACCAGGGCAAGGGCCGGCGCACCACCACCATTCCCACCTACCCCTTCAACCGACAGGACCTGGCCGCGCCGCCCGCTCGCCGCAGCAGGAACGAGCCGAGCGCCCTCAGCCACCCGCTGTTCGACCGTCACTACGAGCACCGGAGCGAGGGACAGTGA